A genomic stretch from Falco cherrug isolate bFalChe1 chromosome 1, bFalChe1.pri, whole genome shotgun sequence includes:
- the LOC129735227 gene encoding uncharacterized protein LOC129735227 has protein sequence MVAPREWWSTAQCLDGVQTLRGLYWDQYCLISHQQHSGIECTLSNFADDTKLSGVVDMLEGRDATQMDLDKLQKWAHVNLMRFKKAKCKVLHLDQGNPWYQYRLGDEGVERSPAKKDLGVLVDEKLDMSQQSVPRAQKANCILGCIKRNVASRSRQVILPLCSTLVRPHLEYCTQVWSPQLKKDMDLLIFKLKEDGFRVGIRKKFFMMRVVKHWNRLPREVVDTPFLETFKVILSGD, from the coding sequence atggttgcaccCAGAGAGTggtggtcaacagctcaatgtctgGATGGAGTCCAGACtctcaggggtctgtactgggaccagtactgtttaatatctcaTCAACAACatagtgggattgagtgcaccctaAGCaactttgcagatgacaccaagctgagtggtgtggttgacatgcttgagggaagggatgccacccAGATGGACCTGGACAAGCTTcagaagtgggcccatgtgaacctcatgaggttcaaaaaggccaagtgcaaggtcctgcacctggatcagggcaacccctggtatcagtacaggctgggggatgaaggggtTGAGAGAAGCCCTGCcaagaaggacttgggggtactggtggatgaaaagctggacatgagccagcaaagTGTGCCCAGAGCCCAGAAGGCCaattgtatcctgggctgcataaaaagaaatgtggccagcaggtcgaggcaggtgattctgcccctctgctccactctggtgagaccccacctggagtactgcaccCAGGTCTGGAGTCCTCAGTtgaagaaagacatggacctgttgatttttaaactaaaggaggATGGATTCAGAGTaggtataaggaagaaattttttatgatgagggtggtgaaacactggaacaggttgcccagagaggtggtggataCCCCATTCCTGGAAACTTTCAAGGTCATTTTGAGTGGGgactga